The window tccttcctgtgccacaatttgttcagccatttcccaattgatgagcatgcACTCATTTaacagttctttgctaccacaaaaaaagagctgtaAAGCTTAAGTCTTATTATAATGTTTCTAGTCCTATTTCTTCCATCTACAATGCTACATAATCCTATTATACGCCATACTATGTAGAATGCAAAAGGATTCCCCAGAGTTCTAGATGAGTGTACTGGACTATCTTCTGATTTCCAGATTTGGTCTCATTATCCTTTTTTATatactctttcctcatctcttcccaGCCTCAAACTCACACAAGCTTGTTTTCTTCTTACTATCTTACTActatattgcatttatttttatctagaCTTGATTATGTCTGCTGATAGGGATACTGATAGGATTCATCAAGGCAAGAATTTCCATGGATAAAAATATCTAGGACCTTCAATGAATTTATGCTTGATATAAGTCCATACTACTTGTGCAAATACATACAAAAGGAAGTAAAACATTAGATTGGACTAATGAAAGCATAATTTTTAGAGTGAATGGGAGCATGAGTCCAAATCTTAATTTCCTTAAATAAACTTTGTTTCATTTCTgggcatatatatatgaaacatattGACAAACTGGCAAAAGTTCTTGATGGGAGAGCACTTAGAGAAGGAAAGTCTTGGGATAAATTGACGTAAAGAATCTCTCATCAAAAACTTAATGAATTGTCAactaagaaatattatttctggTTATGTTAGTTCATCAAGGTAGAAATGGggacaatatatattaaacttcAAAACTCAAATGACCTATTTgggaagtttatttatttattaagttattGACTGATAGAAAGGGAGTTAAAATAAATCCAATTGTGGGGGTGGTAGTAGATTGTAGTGTTGTAAGTCCAAAATTCCAAACTGGGTTCCAGAAGATGTAAAGAAGTGATTGTGACATAATTTCAGCTTAAGCATCTCAGTAATAGTGAATTTGGAGTCATAGTGAATTTGATTTGATCAATTCAGAATTGatcaattctgaaattcaaaaaatgaatgtttaagtCTCTCTCATTAACAAAGACTTAGAAATGTATATTTCAAGGATAGTTTGGAAAGATTACCTTTTCCAACTAATTGCTTGACACAATGTACTCACATAAAAATTGAGAAATGTAAAAGTAGTAAATTTAAACCCTACTGGAAACCTATATTGAAGGATTTGATGTCTTCTGCCAATCCTAATTTCAACTCTAACCGAAGGATTAGAGGTAGATTTTTATCAAGGGATCTGTTGAAACTAGCATCAGCTACTGTTGAAATTTCAAGTGTAAGCATTTGTATCTCAGAAATCAACAAGTCTAAGTGCTTGATTCATTGTTTGATTGGATGTCTAGATtaataaatgtaatggaaaaatattaatagtataaATTAAACTCAAAATAGCACTgtgttaaatttttctttcaaagagcCTCTTATTGAAATTAACCAGCACATTGCAGATTCATGTGCAtgcaaaaaatgcaaaatataaagcAGAGCATTATGTCTAACAATGTGCACCTTAGGAGTGTGTTCCTTTTCACTAGACATGATCAAACTTGGGGATGTTTAGAGGTCTGTGATAGTCCAGATACCAATTAATCAATATGTTCTTCACAGTCCTTTCCAAGTAAGCATTTGTGTCACTTCTAACTTTAACCTAGGGAAGTCAGATACATATTTTCATGCTTAGGTTTTTTAAACATGATTAAGCAAATAATTCCATGAAAGCTCAAAGGCTCATGCATTGCTAACTGTCAGATCTCGTTCTTTTGTATCCAAATATCTGAAATTACTGCAGTGCTCACGTTGCTACAATGGGCAAATCAATTATTGACCTGAAAGGACTATCATTGGATGCTGGATAGATTTCTCAGACCTTAAAACATTGTATAAAATATCATCTGTTCTTTTCTACATAAGAAATTGTATTCAGACCACATCTTTATTGTCCCTCAAATCAGGATTGTGTGAATATGTGTACTAGTTTTACTCAAAGAAAACAATGCTATAGTGATAACTTCTAAGGAAAAATGCAATtatgatgaattttgttaatacAGGTGGTCAAGAGTTGTGCTTATTTATTTCCCTCTATAGGTTTGAAGTTATCTGAAAGACCTTATGATAGAAATGGATTTAGTGTTAACAAGTCCTGCTGTGACTAATTATGAAGCAAGGAGAAAGCGGAAAATTCATTTCTACTCCATCTTTTCCTGCATCGATTACAAGTCTTTTAAACTTGGTCTTTTAGATAACTCTCTAGACTTTAAACAACAATTGCAGAAGTAGGAAGGGGCATTTGTATAGAGATGGCAGGATAGGAAAATtcaagataaaaatgataaaaattcaacacctatttttttttccattttaggcTCATAACttattttttaggggaaaaaatggatagtGTTCCATCATTGCTCTTATTCAAACATGATGGAGACAGAAATTCTAGACCGTAAGAGTAAGTGATGGTTGTCTATGAGATATAATGGCAGCTTGAGAATCACATTGAATCTTTTGATAACATTGGTATGCTGTGGTACAACAAAATgaagcaaagcaaaataaatcagaaacAAATACAGCATGATAGTGCCACTTACCTATAAAGGAGAAAAACTGTGCCTTGAGGTTATGTGCCTCAGCCTCAGGAATATTGCTAAGGTCTTTACTTATTCCTGAAGCATCTAGAAACCTCTtctaaataacaaattatataatatgtgtccatataattcaggaaaaaaaaataatctccatTATATGGCCCTTTCTCTAGGGAAATAAGGCACATTAGAGACTCATTACTCAAGTCCCTTCCTTATCATCTTGCTCTCCaagttaaaatatgaaaaaaaatggaaattctttaTATGGAAAATATAGCTTTGGAGTTTCCCAGGTGTAAAGGCCCAAACTCAAGAGGGAAGAGGTACCAAGGAAGTACGAGGGAGCTCAAAGGGGAACTCGGGGAGCATCTTAAATGCACCTGGCAGACCAGGTCCCATACCAGggtaaagatatgctaatcaatatttcaaaagattaTTTGAGGATACCCAGATGTTGGAGAATGGACAATTGGGGTCACTAAAATTCTTTCCTAGATAGTCTTAGAATTATCTGATAATAGCTTCTTCCTGCTGGGGGAAGAGAGTAAGTTGCATCACAaacatgaaatcatgaaaaacatttctgaTAAGGTACTGGATAGCTAAGTGGTCTTTGATAAAGAGCCAAATTACCCAACACAATGTGGAAGTCTTTTTACTccctaaggcaaacagggtagaCAACTGATGGGATCTTCTCAGCCTGAAGTGGAGCTTTTGTTCATAAGTAGGCCTTTTCTTCAAGAGGACTTTTTACTACATCCCAGACTAGGCAGGGATCTTAGGTACAATTCTTAGCTGCATTATTTGCATTCATAAAATGATCATAACTACACacttactgtatccaatcagaaaatcATGTTATGATGTCTACTCCTTATGGGGAGAATTTAATTGTATCCTATAACCTCATCATTTCCCTAAAAGTCATGtaggcaaaaataaagaaaataataaaggaggcAAAAATATTATACTTCAGTTTATGCTTAGAGTTTATCAATTaactctctggagatggataacatttttcttcatcaaaGTAGCCTGGTTGttcagccctgtttgtagtggctagaagctggaaaatgaatagatgcctatcaattggagaatggttgagtaaattgtggtatatgaatgttatggaatattattgttttgtaagtaagaaatgaccagcaggatgaatacagagaggattggtgagactaacatgaactgatgctaagtgaaatgagcagaaccaggagatcattatatacctcaacgatagtgtatgaggatgtattctgatggaagtggatttcttcgacaaagagaagatctaacttcgtttcaattgatcaaggatggacagaagcagctacacccaaagacagaacactgggaaatgaatgtaaagtgtttgcatttttgtttttcttcctgggttatttataccttctgaatccaattctccctgtgcaacaaaagaactgttcagttctgcacacatatattgtatctaggatatactataacctatttaacatgtataggactgcttgccatctaggggagggggtggagggagggaggggaaaaatcggaacagaagtgagtgcaaaggataatgttgtaaaaaattaccctggcatgggttctgtcaataaaaagtcattttaaaaaataataaaaaaaaattattatagtgtttttttttttaattcaatgttaTATAAAGACATACACAAAATTTCACAATGGGAAGTTTAGGCATCTGTGGGATTTATTTCCAGCGCACACTCTTGCGTTTCTTGCTCATTAATCCTTTGAGTTTATATATTCTAAAAGTCTTCTTGCTATATAGGAAGACTGACACTAGATGGCAGAGAATGGCTTGCTCATAAGGACTGAAAGATTAAGTTTGATTTAAATAAATCTATAATATATCTAATCATGGTCCCCTTGGGCAGTCTGCTAAATCTTATGGAGCCCTCTTCACAAGGgaaaattagtaaaataaatgcatatgatTAACAAAGAAGccaaagttagtgaaaataaagagtatatatgcatagacacatttatatatttatacacacatgtatatatatttatatatatgtatatatatgcatgtatgtatatttgtgtatgtgattgtgtatttatgtatatttttacatttttccttgaggtcagggaccatTTGCAAGCCCAAGTTAAGAACCCTATTATAGTTTAGTATGTTTCCCAGTAAATATATCATCTGATTCAATTTAATCTAATCCAGTTCAGATTAGTTCAATTCAATCAACATCTAGTAAGATTCTAATTTATATAACTCAGTATTATGGACAGTAGAGATATAACCAGCATTCCTATCCTCAACACTAGGGAAAAATTgagttaaaatgaataaaaataatttactttatgGTAGTCCTGTCCAAGAGACAACATAACAATTTGGGTAAAAGAGTAGGGCTAAAGAAATTCTTAAGGAGTTggtatataaagtaaaaatatccCCCATCTTAGAGTAAAAGATCCTTGCCTGTGATATATTTTAAGGGTGTGACAAAAGGCAAAATGTCTTAGAttctctgaccttcagtttcctcatatttcaCCTCCATTGTTAGAGATAAATAAGGAATAATTTGGATAAAAATCTAATGTTAAGAAGGGTCATAAGAATGGCTTCAAAACATAGTGGCTTGCCTTAGGAAATGACCTAGGGACTGACTTGCAATTTATAAACTCTAAAAGTGGTAATTATTTCATCAATATATtactgatcaaaaaataaaataaaataaggagtcAGATTAAGAAGAGCAACTAATTGAACCCAGGATCACACTTTCACATCCTGAAAGaatgaaggggagaaaaaacCAAAGCAGAATCactaaaaaatgaatgatttgacAAGATACTCTTTGTTCTCCGACAAGTCATATACGTTATTTCATGATCTAATACTGGTGACCAGATCACAATATTTTATCTCATATATGTTCTCTGTATTTGTTTGAATCCTTTGTATTGAGACATTTGAGTACTTGGGGGAAAATCTCTCCTATTGACGTAGGTTGGACTAAATTGTGAGATTACAATTTAATTTGAGATTTGCATTATTCCATGATGCAGATTAAGATTCTGCTTGCCTATTTGGAAGGTTTGGTTTATACCTTCCCAAAATGAACATCATTAAGgcttccattttcattcttacCATGAATATGCTatgatatttttcctattatgtCTCTGCTTTTACCCTATAGTTCAGAATATAGGATGTagagatgaatgaaaaaatgtgagagagattatggaggaggaagggcaTGGAGAGTAAGCCAAAATACTAATCCTTTGGTgaatggggaaaaaggaaaaatgtgtaGTCTGATAATGCATGTTAGAGAGAGCTAGATTTACATCTTTCTCCCTCCACTAAAAGGTATTTAACTAAGGGCACATGCTTTAATTTCTataagtttaaattattttcctacaaatctaataaaataaatatcacagGTTTGGCTTTTGCTTCTAATATCAAATTAAGATCTCATTCTATATGGTACCACAAAGAAGGCATTTGCAGTGATTTTCCAGGGCTCTTTTCAAAGCACCTTTTACCTCCTTATTTCTCAAACTGTAGATCAAAGGATTCAGCATGGGAATAACCAGGGTATAAAAGACAGAAGCCATTTTGTCTGTATCAAAGGAATGATTTGATTTGGGCTGCAGGTACATGAAAATCAGTGTGCCATACAAGATAACCACCACTGTGAGATGAGAGCCGCAGGTAGAGAAGGCTTTGTGTCTGCCTTCAGCAGAATTCATCCTAATGATGGCCAAAAGAATGAATCCATATGAAACAAGAACAATTAAcagagagaaaatcaaattaaaagcaGAAAGGCTCAGAAGAATTAATTCTACATCCTTTGCATCCCTGCATAAAATACTTAAAAGGGGGAGACTATCACAATAGAAATGACTAATGATGTTAGATTTCcaaaaagatgaattaaaaatCTTAATTGTAATTAGCAGTGCTTCAAAGGAGCTGTAGAGATAAGGGATGGAAACCAAGAGACAGCACATTTTATCTGACATGATGACCATATATAGTAGGGGATTGCAGATTGCTACATAGCGATCATAAGCCATTACTGATAGCATAAAAAGTTCATTTATCATTAATGTTATAAAGACAACTAACTGGGTTGCACACGCAGCATAAGGGATGGTATTTTTTTCCACTACAAAATTAACTAACATTTTTGGGCCAATTGCAGTGGAGTATCCAAGATCAATAAATGCCAAATTTCTGAGGAAAAAGTACATGGGAGTTTTCAGGTGAGAATCAATCTTAGTCAAGATAATCAATCCCACGTTTCCCAGAACTATGACCAGGTAAATGATGAGAAACACAAGGAAGAGAGGGATCTGCAGGTCAGGATGATCTGTGATGCCCATGAGAATGAATTCAGTTACTTGAATAAATGTGGTTTCATTCCATTTATCCATTTCTTCCATCTAAGGAAAGTGGtctaagaagaaaaagagatatgcTGTGTGAATCAAAGAAGAATTAATCATTAGAGATTCTATGTGTAGGATATTTGGGAATACTCACTGATAAATATGATATTAAGGGGTTAGGCAAATATTCCCTTGCTTTGCATAACCTCACCTCAATCACCACTGACAGATTCATTTATTGTTTCTACAATAAAATTGAGCCTGTgtaaaatattgatttatttaatacatttcattttctgtttgtttttaatttttaattcagtagcattttatttttctaattacatgtaaatataattttcaatattcatttttgtaagattgagttctaaattgtttttctcctttcctcttttgccTCTCTCCTGTAATATAATAGAACTTCATgcaatttattttcctaatgttACTCTGAAAAAATAGCCTATATCACAAAAATTATTGTGCTGCCAGCCACAAGCAGTATACaatcttccatattttttttatttccatgaaaTTATCTGTGAGATTGGTCAGCTAAGATTTAAGATAAGATGTTTTCTGTCAAACAAGaattaaatattgaaaagcaACAATGAAGATGCAGATAAACCtacaaaaatgcattttttctagattttgtgAAGTCTTGCATAAAAAGTTGCATAAAAAGCAGAGCAGGACCTAAAGGAAATAATTAGTTTGAATATATACATGAGGAATAGAGACATgtccttcccaggttatttaccTGATAATATGTTATCTAGGGAAACCAGTAGTCTCTGTATACATCAAGTGGGAGGGAATGTCTCTAGATtctggatattatggaatattgtatgAATCCCGTGAGAAGACATTAGATTAAAAGTAacttgaaggatttttttaatcctttcaaaAAACCAGTCATagagtgaaaataaaatacaaataattgaaTTTGAGAATAATGGAGCCCtttatctttccttccccttttacaCATCTCATCCAGTGAAGCTATGatattcttcccatttcttcctcTCATTGATGGAAGATAATTAACTATTTATAGATGATACATTTTACCAATATCATTCAAATGTCCTGGAAACAACTGTTGAGGTCACTTCAAGAAATTGACAAAATTGGATCACTTTCAGAAAATTTGATATGACTTGGTATAAATAGCCATAATACAGGTATTGAAGTCCCCCATCTATGAAAAGTGGAAAGTTTTAGAAATGTGTTTGTTATTTATGTATGAGATTCAAATAATAAATTGACTTAATTGTCACATCTGCATCTATTCAATAAGATCTCATTATTAGCTTAGTACTGTTCTTCAATCTTGGCATTACCAAAGATCCCCAATTATAATACTGAATATCCAGTCAATTCCAGGATCTCCAGCTGAAAGTGCTCTAAAACAGTTGTCCCAAAACTCAAAGTTAAACTTacaattttcttgattctaatttTGATATGCATGGTGTAGAAAGACTCTTCCTTTTTCAGTCCTCTATTCATGCACTTAAATTGGATtgctatatttttataactataaaaattttaaggttaaaaaaagtGCTGTAAATACtttgtcatttgattctcaaaacaattctATGCTGCAAGGTGCTGTTATCATTGCATTGCATAAGTCAGGATTCAGTAAACTTGTTCTGACAGCATCGCACCCCTGGCAAGTACCTGACATGGGAAATACTATGGCCTTACTAACTTTAAATACAGTATTCTGGCAACCTCACTTCTATGAGGCAACATGTTGTGTTAAATAAATTCTTTGCCCTGCATCCAGAAATCCTGTGTTCTTATTTCACAACTTCCCCCATAATATTATTCTCTTAAAGAGTGAGAACAATGATAAACTCTTCCAGATTAGGTATCTAGTACAGTCATGGTGTTTCAAAATCTACTATAAACAGCTCTAAAAACATCCTGGTTGCCTATCAATCTAACATAAATGGTCCAGCTGGTGAGACTTTTTAAAGCACAAAATGCTGTAATGCCAGAATGCAAAGCTAAGGATCTGCAGTATTGTCCATAATTAAATGGCACGatgaagaataaacaaacaatagTATTATCTGCTCACCTAGACTGGGAAAGATGCTGTGCCTTGCTCATGTCTCCTTAATCAGCTACTAGAAGGAGAGTTTATGAGCTTCTCAATCTCCTGAGATCTTATCCCTGAAGCACTCAGGAAGCTTAATGAATTACCTACTGTGATCAGAGAAGTTGACAGTAGTATTGGTAATCAATGCAATTACTTATCTTTTTAGATCATTTCATGTGCTGATTAATGATTATAATTTGACACAAAGATGCACTGATATCCACATGTGATCATTTCTAGATTTCAAGGTTCCAATAGGTAGAATTTTGTGTCTTCCATTGCTATACCTCTCAGAGATTCTGGAACAGTTGgcatttgtttttttgtggaCCTGAGTGTCTTGATTCTTAGAGACTTGATAGGGGCAGTTCTTATTCCTATCTCATATAGCTATTTggcacacacaaatatatacatgtatatattcagaTACATATGTACATTTCTATATGTAgtagtatacacatatatgtatacacacacacactatatatagtGAAGAAAAAGCTAAAATGGCAGGAACTAGACAGGTCTTTGTCTATGCTCTTCCTGGTTatcctcagatcaacaccagattaatcctctaaactggttttggagtgacagaagcCATTAATATTTGGAGTACAAAAAGTTTTCGGCAGAAAGTAGTTTTGAAGAACTTCATGAAAGCTCTGTCACAATTGAACGGGGGGGCAAGGCAAAAGATACCAACATAGGGGGAATGCAGGGATCCAGGACAGAGTGGGGAACCACACCACACACCAGGAAAAGTATTGGAAGCTTTTAGGCAAAATACTgaagtgttggctactctgccttgGCTCAGAAGCCAGTGGTACAACAAACTGTTTGTGAGATCTCCAACTCAACTACAGAAGACAAATAGTGAACACCTTAACCTCAGGATTACATGGGATTTGGCTACACTCACTAGTATGCAAGAAAGTCAGCAGAAGTGGCTCCAGGGCAGTGTGAAGCCACTATTTCCTATGGAAAAAGTTTGGGACAATCTTCCCTTTGGCTAAAGAAAAGATCTCAATCtttaaatatgagcaaaaaagcagaaacagttctgaccatagaaagttttTATGGACACAAGGAAAAATAGACCTCAAACCCTCCAGACGATAAAGGCAAAATATCTCCAGGTGAAGCCTTaaatgatatgagttggtctctaTTTCACAAGGTTCTCATgggaaaattcaaaaagaatcttaaaagagagttagaaggaaaatgaggaaagggaatGAGAGGTTTACAGGGGAGTTTGGAAAAGGActcaga of the Sarcophilus harrisii chromosome 6, mSarHar1.11, whole genome shotgun sequence genome contains:
- the LOC100932910 gene encoding olfactory receptor 8K3-like, which encodes MEEMDKWNETTFIQVTEFILMGITDHPDLQIPLFLVFLIIYLVIVLGNVGLIILTKIDSHLKTPMYFFLRNLAFIDLGYSTAIGPKMLVNFVVEKNTIPYAACATQLVVFITLMINELFMLSVMAYDRYVAICNPLLYMVIMSDKMCCLLVSIPYLYSSFEALLITIKIFNSSFWKSNIISHFYCDSLPLLSILCRDAKDVELILLSLSAFNLIFSLLIVLVSYGFILLAIIRMNSAEGRHKAFSTCGSHLTVVVILYGTLIFMYLQPKSNHSFDTDKMASVFYTLVIPMLNPLIYSLRNKEVKGALKRALENHCKCLLCGTI